A stretch of the Thunnus thynnus chromosome 7, fThuThy2.1, whole genome shotgun sequence genome encodes the following:
- the rcbtb2 gene encoding RCC1 and BTB domain-containing protein 2 isoform X1, translated as MLDVGKWPVFALLPPEELRLIRQACVFGSAANEALYVTVNDEVFALGTNCSGCLGLGDLQSTIEPRRIDVLCGKKIVSLSYGTGPHVVVATSDGEVFAWGHNGYSQLGNGTTNHGLTPALVSTNLLSKRVTEVACGSHHTIALTTDGEVYAWGYNNSGQVGSGSTANQPTPRRVSSCLQNKVVVNIACGQLCSMAVLDNGEIYGWGYNCNGQLGLGNNGNQQTPCRIAALQGVNIIQVACGYAHTLALTDEGFVYAWGANSYGQLGTGNKSNQALPTLINTDKERIVEVAACHTSHTSAAKTQSGQVLMWGQCRGQAVASPHLTHFSSTDDVFACFATPAVTWHLLSVDGDDYLTVAQSLKKEFDSPEISDLKFLVDGKCIHVHKALLKIRCEHFRALLNETDEDSIEIHQFSYLVYRAFLEYLYTDTINLPPEDAIGLLDLATFYRETRLKRLCQETIKRGISEENAITLLSAAVKYEARDLEEFCFKFCVNHLTAVTQTQAFADMDHELLKNFISKASRYGAFKN; from the exons ATGCTGGACGTGGGGAAGTGGCCAGTCTTTGCACTCCTTCCTCCTGAGGAACTTCGGCTTATCCGGCAGGCTTGTGTCTTTGGCAGCGCTGCAAATGAAGCCCTCTATGTCACAGTTAATGATGAG GTCTTTGCTTTGGGCACCAACTGTAGCGGCTGTTTAGGGCTTGGAGATCTTCAAAGCACTATCGAGCCGCGCAGGATTGACGTCCTGTGTGGAAAGAAGATTGTGTCCCTAAGCTATGGAACAGGACCACATGTGGTTGTCGCTACTTCAG ATGGAGAGGTGTTTGCTTGGGGCCACAATGGCTACAGCCAACTTGGCAACGGGACCACCAACCACGGACTGACCCCCGCCCTGGTCTCCACCAATCTCCTTAGCAAGAGAGTGACAGAGGTGGCCTGTGGCTCCCACCATACTATCGCCCTCACAACTGATGGAGAG GTGTACGCGTGGGGTTACAACAACTCAGGCCAAGTCGGTTCAGGGTCTACTGCCAACCAGCCAACGCCACGCCGGGTCAGCAGCTGCCTGCAGAACAAAGTGGTGGTCAACATAGCCTGTGGTCAGCTCTGCTCTATGGCTGTACTGGACAATGGAGAG ATCTATGGTTGGGGCTACAATTGCAACGGACAGTTAGGTCTGGGCAACAATGGAAATCAGCAGACCCCATGCAGGATCGCTGCTCTCCAAGGTGTCAACATCATCCAG GTTGCTTGTGGATACGCACATACATTGGCACTTACAGATGAAGGGTTTGTTTACGCCTGGGGAGCCAACTCATACGGGCAGTTGGGAACAGGCAATAAGAGTAACCAAGCTCTTCCCACCCTAATAAATACAGACAAGGAGAG gaTAGTGGAGGTGGCTGCGTGTCACACCAGCCACACGTCTGCTGCCAAGACCCAGAGTGGCCAGGTTCTGATGTGGGGTCAGTGTCGAGGTCAGGCCGTGGCCAGCCCCCACCTCACCCATTTCAGCAGCACAGACGATGTGTTCGCCTGTTTCGCCACACCAGCAGTCACGTGGCACCTCCTGTCAGTAG ATGGTGATGACTACCTGACTGTTGCCCAGTCTTTGAAGAAGGAGTTTGACAGTCCAGAGATTTCAGACCTGAAGTTCTTGGTTGACGGGAAGTGTATCCATGTTCACAAAGCCCTGCTAAAAATCAG GTGTGAACATTTTCGTGCACTGCTGAATGAAACAGATGAGGACTCCATAGAAATCCATCAGTTCTCATACCTGGTATACCGAGCCTTTCTGGAGTACCTCTACACAGATACCATTAACCTGCCACCAGAGGATGCTATTG GGTTGCTAGACCTAGCTACGTTTTACAGAGAGACGAGGCTGAAGAGGCTGTGCCAGGAAACAATCAAGAGAGGCATCTCTGAGGAGAACGCCatcactctgctctctgctgctgtcaagTATGAGGCGCGG GACCTGGAGGAGTTCTGCTTCAAGTTTTGCGTCAACCACCTAACAGCTGTGACGCAGACCCAGGCCTTTGCAGACATGGACCACGAGCTGCTCAAGAACTTCATTAGTAAAGCCAGCCGCTACGGGGCCTTCAAAAACTGA
- the rcbtb2 gene encoding RCC1 and BTB domain-containing protein 2 isoform X2 — protein sequence MLDVGKWPVFALLPPEELRLIRQACVFGSAANEALYVTVNDEVFALGTNCSGCLGLGDLQSTIEPRRIDVLCGKKIVSLSYGTGPHVVVATSDGEVFAWGHNGYSQLGNGTTNHGLTPALVSTNLLSKRVTEVACGSHHTIALTTDGEVYAWGYNNSGQVGSGSTANQPTPRRVSSCLQNKVVVNIACGQLCSMAVLDNGEIYGWGYNCNGQLGLGNNGNQQTPCRIAALQGVNIIQVACGYAHTLALTDEGFVYAWGANSYGQLGTGNKSNQALPTLINTDKERIVEVAACHTSHTSAAKTQSGQVLMWGQCRGQAVASPHLTHFSSTDDVFACFATPAVTWHLLSVDGDDYLTVAQSLKKEFDSPEISDLKFLVDGKCIHVHKALLKIRCEHFRALLNETDEDSIEIHQFSYLVYRAFLEYLYTDTINLPPEDAIGLLDLATFYRETRLKRLCQETIKRGISEENAITLLSAAVKYEARPSSFLGPGGVLLQVLRQPPNSCDADPGLCRHGPRAAQELH from the exons ATGCTGGACGTGGGGAAGTGGCCAGTCTTTGCACTCCTTCCTCCTGAGGAACTTCGGCTTATCCGGCAGGCTTGTGTCTTTGGCAGCGCTGCAAATGAAGCCCTCTATGTCACAGTTAATGATGAG GTCTTTGCTTTGGGCACCAACTGTAGCGGCTGTTTAGGGCTTGGAGATCTTCAAAGCACTATCGAGCCGCGCAGGATTGACGTCCTGTGTGGAAAGAAGATTGTGTCCCTAAGCTATGGAACAGGACCACATGTGGTTGTCGCTACTTCAG ATGGAGAGGTGTTTGCTTGGGGCCACAATGGCTACAGCCAACTTGGCAACGGGACCACCAACCACGGACTGACCCCCGCCCTGGTCTCCACCAATCTCCTTAGCAAGAGAGTGACAGAGGTGGCCTGTGGCTCCCACCATACTATCGCCCTCACAACTGATGGAGAG GTGTACGCGTGGGGTTACAACAACTCAGGCCAAGTCGGTTCAGGGTCTACTGCCAACCAGCCAACGCCACGCCGGGTCAGCAGCTGCCTGCAGAACAAAGTGGTGGTCAACATAGCCTGTGGTCAGCTCTGCTCTATGGCTGTACTGGACAATGGAGAG ATCTATGGTTGGGGCTACAATTGCAACGGACAGTTAGGTCTGGGCAACAATGGAAATCAGCAGACCCCATGCAGGATCGCTGCTCTCCAAGGTGTCAACATCATCCAG GTTGCTTGTGGATACGCACATACATTGGCACTTACAGATGAAGGGTTTGTTTACGCCTGGGGAGCCAACTCATACGGGCAGTTGGGAACAGGCAATAAGAGTAACCAAGCTCTTCCCACCCTAATAAATACAGACAAGGAGAG gaTAGTGGAGGTGGCTGCGTGTCACACCAGCCACACGTCTGCTGCCAAGACCCAGAGTGGCCAGGTTCTGATGTGGGGTCAGTGTCGAGGTCAGGCCGTGGCCAGCCCCCACCTCACCCATTTCAGCAGCACAGACGATGTGTTCGCCTGTTTCGCCACACCAGCAGTCACGTGGCACCTCCTGTCAGTAG ATGGTGATGACTACCTGACTGTTGCCCAGTCTTTGAAGAAGGAGTTTGACAGTCCAGAGATTTCAGACCTGAAGTTCTTGGTTGACGGGAAGTGTATCCATGTTCACAAAGCCCTGCTAAAAATCAG GTGTGAACATTTTCGTGCACTGCTGAATGAAACAGATGAGGACTCCATAGAAATCCATCAGTTCTCATACCTGGTATACCGAGCCTTTCTGGAGTACCTCTACACAGATACCATTAACCTGCCACCAGAGGATGCTATTG GGTTGCTAGACCTAGCTACGTTTTACAGAGAGACGAGGCTGAAGAGGCTGTGCCAGGAAACAATCAAGAGAGGCATCTCTGAGGAGAACGCCatcactctgctctctgctgctgtcaagTATGAGGCGCGG CCCTCTTCATTTTTAGGACCTGGAGGAGTTCTGCTTCAAGTTTTGCGTCAACCACCTAACAGCTGTGACGCAGACCCAGGCCTTTGCAGACATGGACCACGAGCTGCTCAAGAACTTCATTAG